The window TTTAATAGATTATAAGCTATATAATAGCAGCACTTAACAAAATCAAGTAGCTGCTCTCGCTAAATTATTAGCGTAGCTTATTTAAGCAGAATATAAAAACTAAAAATAGGATTTCTAGTGCAAACTCCAGATATGGTTGCAAAGGCTTATAACAGAATTAGCGGTTACGTTCATAATACTCCTCTTTTATATTCTGAGACCTTAAATAAAATAGTAGGTAGTCAGGTTTATTTTAAAATGGATGCGACGCAAAAAACCGGTTCTTTTAAAATAAGAGGCGTACTTAACCATCTTCTGGCTCTTAAAGAAAGCAATAAAATGCCTGGCAAAATTGTTGCTTATAGCACAGGTAATCATGCACTTGCCATGGCCTATACTGCTAAATTATTTGGAATTCATGCAAGAGTGTATTTACCACAAAACGTTTCTCCTATCAAAAAAAGAATTGCTAAATATTACGGGGCTGAGGTAATGGAAGTAAAAACCCGCTTAGAAGCAGAGAGCTTATCAAAAAAAGATGGAGATAACGGTTTTTATTATTTACATCCTTCTGACGATGACCAGACAATAGCTGGAGCTGGTACTATGTGTTACGAAGCTTTAATAGAAATGAAAAAGCGTAATCTCAAAATGCCAGATGCAATATTTGCTTCCTGTGGAGGAGGCGGGTTACTTGCTGGAACTTATCTGGCCAAGAACTTATTATCTCCTTCCTCAAAACTCATTGGTGCTGAACCTGAAATTGCCAACGATGCTTACAAATCATTACAATCTGGAGAAATTAACCGATTTGACGATTCTCCCAAAACCATAGCCGATGGCCTTAGAGCTCTTTCAATATGCCAAAGGACATTTAATTATTTAAAAAAATTGGATGGTTTTTGCACCTGTAGTGAAGAATCAATTTACTATTGGACCGCATGGCTTATGCAAACAACAAAGGTTACTTGCGAACCTTCCGCAGCTATTAGTATGGCAGCTGCATATAATTGGCTGAAAGAAAATAGTGCCAAAAAAACTATTCTTATCCTCATTTCTGGAGGAAATATCGACCCCAGTCTTTATCACGATCTATGGAATCAGGACCACCTAGCGATACTACCGGAATAAATTTTATACAGTGAAATAAATTTGGTTAAAGCAGGCAATAACCATTATTTAAGGCAAATTGTACTGTTTTTAACATAAAAAAAAGAAATCCAGATTTAAGAATTATTTTTCTGGATTTCCTTTATGGTTAGAATTAGCTGTAATTCAATTATAATTGAAACAGAAATTATGCAATAGCATCTAGCAAATCTTCATGGTTACCATGATCTCCGGCAATAGCAACATCATCTGTATTATCCTCAAAAGAACCACCAATATCTAGTTCACTTCTATCCATTGGCTCAATTGCTTTAAGACGATCTTTATAGTCTTTTGCTATAGCTTGTAACTCATTATATTCATCTTCAAGCCTTGCTACTTCTTCTTTAGTTTGAGCCTCGTAACTTTTAAAACTCCATTTTGTTGTCTTAAAATTTGCCAACTTTTCTTTCACATAACCGTCAACACTCTGGTCTGAAAGCTTAAGGGCAAGAGCTTTCACTAAAAGTGCCTGACCATCCTGGTGATTCCCGTACTCTTTAAGCACTTGCCTATAAATATCCCCATCAGTAAGATATACAACAGGGACATCTTCTATAATCTCATTGCTGTAAACTTTCAGTCCATCTTCAGTTTCTACAAATCTTGATATTAGTTGTGTATCAGTTTCCTGGATTTCCCTGCCTACTATTGTATATGACATATTATCATTTTGGTCATATTGTGTTTTGACAATAGCTTGCAAAGTAAATGGATTGGTTATTTTTTTTGCGTGACTACCCTCAATAACATGGCCTGTACTAATATCGATATTATTTCTATCTATTATTGCTATATTGGTCCAAGTTGATACATCGCTAATATCTTCTATATCAGCTGTTGCTAAAAACATTCCTTCTTTGTCTGTCAATGCTTTTAAATTCTCTAGAACTTCGATTTCTTTATCATATGATTTTTTAATTTTGTAACCATACCAGTATCCGCTAAGTGTAGCAACTCCGCCTATTGCCTTACCGACAACACTAGGTATAAGAGCTGTATTGTAAGCTTGAGAAGCAATTATCCCACCTGCCACTGTACTAGTTAAGATCGTTGCATTAGTCTCTACTTTTTGCCAGAACTTTTGTTTATTAATAAGTTTTTGGAAAGTTGTTCCACTTGGGCTTTTTGGTAAATATGTAGTAAGTCTACTAACTATATTAAACATTACGTTCTCCAGTTATTTATTTTTGTTAACTTATTGCAATGCAGTTTTAGTTCAAGTATTAACAAAAGTCAACTTATTATTTTGATTCTTTGATAATAATTAGAAATATAACCTTTTTAAAATAGGAGAAAAAAGTAAAACCAGTTTATTTAAGTCGTAGATTAGGTAGTATATAATCAGTTATGTTGTATAAATTATTGTCTAAATATAATTAAGAATCATTAACTACGTTTTGGTCAGATAATAATTTTAACTAAACTTATTATCTTTAGGAAAGCCTGTTGGGGGCATTTTTCCTATACTACCGCGTTTAGCTCGCCAAGACATTATCTGCGTTTCAAGACGAGTTTTATTCCCCAGTGTCCAAGAAAGCCCCTCTCCAGAATTAAATACTTTCAGGTCACTAAGCTCGGCATCTCGATATTTCTGCAAGGCCACACCTTGCCCTCTTTTGAGCTCTGGTATTTCCTCAATTGCAAATACTACTAACTTCCGATTAGTACCGATTACTGCTACCATATCTCCTTTATCTAAAGGCTTGCACATAATACATTTATGATCACCGGTTATTTGCATGATTTGTTTTCCTCCTTTTGTACCGGCAATTACATCATCTGAGTTTACTATAAAACCTTTACCGTTACTTGCAGCCACTAATATTTTCTGACGAGATTTATATGGTATGATATTTACTATTTCATTGTTCTCTATTTCAATCATTAATTTTATTGATTCTCCTGAACCTTTACCTTTAGCAATATTATCAGCAAGAATGGTGAAAAACTTGCCATTAGCAGCGCTAATAATTATATTATCGGTAGTGTAAGTCTCTATATTAAATTGTTCCTCGTCTCCTTCTTTATATTTGATATGGCTTAAATCTAGATTATGACCTTTCATACTGCGAATCCACCCCATTTTAGAACAGATAATAGTAATAGGCTCTTTCTCAATAAAAGCAGAAATATCCACTACTTGAGCAGCACCTTCTATTTGTTCAAAAGTAGTTTTGCGTGCTCCTAGGCTGGTATTTAAGCCAAATCTCTTTTGCAAAATTTTCAGCTCATTTTTAATTAACTGCCATAATTTTTTTGGGTCGTCTAAAACCTGGGAATACCCCTCGTGTTTCTTCTGAAGTTCATCATGCTCAGAATTAATTTGTTCTTCTTCTAGTTTTCTAAGAGATCTAAGTTTAATATTTAAAATAGCTTCAGCTTGCGTATCAGTAATTTTGAACTGTGCCATCATTTCTTGTTTGGGATGATCTTCCTCTCTGATAATCCTTATAACTTCATCAATATTGAGATAAGCAATTTTTAAAGCGGCAAGTATCTCAAGTCGTTCTTCTATCCTTTTTATTTCAAATTTGGTACGCCTTGTTACTATTATCTGGCGATAGGACAGAAATTCTTTTAGCACTTCAAGAAGATTCATTACTCGTGGAGCTTTATCAGAGGCAAGGACATTCATGTTTAAATGAATACGAGACTCAAGAGCTGTCTGCCTGAAGATAGATTCCATAACAATTTCAGGTAAGCAGTTTCTTCCTTTGGGCTCTATAACAATTCTTATTTCTTCGGTAGATTCATCTCTAATATTACCGATAAGCGGTAACTTTTTATCCCTAAGTAGGTTGGCAATATGCTCGATTAATTTTGACTTTTGAGTTTGATAAGGAATTTCCTTTATAACAATTTGGTACAGACCATGGCTAAAATTTTCTCTTTCCCAGCGGGCTCTAACTCTAAAACTTCCTCTGCCAGTTTTATAGGCTTGGATTATGATATCTGGAGAATCAATGATTATACCACCGGTCGGAAAATCCGGTCCTTTAATAAACTTCATTATTTCTTCAGTTTTATTAACACCAGAATTATCAATTAAGTAAATAAGCGCATCACATAACTCATGTAAATTATGCGGGGGAATACTAGTTGCCATCCCAACAGCTATTCCTTCAGAACCATTAGCAAGTAAGTTGGGGAAAGCTGCAGGCATTAGTTCTGGTTCAGTATCAGAATCATCGTAAGTAGGGCGAAAATTCACCGTGTCCTTATCTATGTCCTCCATAAGCATAGTGCAAATTTCAGTCATTCGTGATTCAGTATAACGCATAGCAGCTGCGTTATCTCCGTCAATCGACCCGAAATTACCTTGGCCATCTATAAGTGGATATCTTAAAGAGAAATTTTGCGCTAATCTAACAAGAGTATCATAAATCGCCGTATCCCCATGAGGGTGGTATTTACCAATTACATCCCCAACTACCCTTGCACATTTTTTATAACCAGAAGTTGGATCAAGTCTTAATTTCAGCATTGCATAGAGTAACCTTCGATGCACCGGTTTTAATCCGTCCCTAACATCGGGTAGCGACCTAGACATAATTGTTGATAACGCATACGAAAGGTAACGCTCGGAAATCGCATCTCCAAAATCAACACTTTCAATATTAGTAGCTTTTTTATCTATCATGCATTTCTCTAACTGCCGTAAACCTTCTTTATAAGCATTACATCTTCACTTTTACGTCGTTCTGTTCGGCAAGATATCCTATTAGCTCCTGCATAATACCCTCCTTAATGGTATTTTGGATCTGAATTAAAGACTTCTCCTTGATTTTCTTTGCTTTATTTAAATCTATTTTGTTATCTTTAATAAAAGCAAAATAGGCTTTATTGCCATCTTTAACTAAGCTAGTTATCTGCCCTTTTTCAGTTTTGAAGATTAAATATGCTAATTCAGGATTCATTTGTTCTTTCATGCCGAAATCAGCCCGAGTCATAGATTTGTTACTCTCCACTACTATACCTTTATTTTTTAACAATTCTAAATTTACCTTTTTCTCTTGATAATTTTTTTGTACTTGCTCAAGAATCTTAATATTTTCACCAGCAATAGCTTTTGCCTGGAGTATAGAAGAAATTTGATCTTTTACTTCTTCAAATTCTTGTTTTCGCGAAGGGGTTATCTTAACTAGTTCTCCAAGAACAATTTTATTTTGATTTGATAACTCTAAAGGATAAGAAACTTCTCCCTCCAGCATTTCAAAAACTGAATCAGCAATTTCTGAAATATTTAAATTACTATCCTCAACCAAAACATCCTTGCTAATAGGTTTCATATTAGAAACTTTTATACCATGTTTTGCGGCAATTTCCTTTAAAGTTAAACCTGATGCTACTTCTTCTTCAAGAGATTTAGAAAATTGCGTTATTAGGTCTTCTAGCTTCGTAGTTTGTAATATTTCCCGTATCTCTTCTTTAACCACTGAATAAGGTTTATTATCAAATTCATTTTTATTTGCTTCATAATAAGCCTGCGTTTCCTTTTCTCCTAGATCGAGTTTTTTAGCAAAAAAATCTTTATCAATCGTTATATAATCAAAGCTTCTTAGTTCCGGTAGTACAAAGTTACTTTCATTATTTTTATAAAAATCCTCAAGCTCTTTACTGTCTGGTTTTTCAACTGAAGTAACATTTTTTTTATTAGCTAAATCTATACTAACAATGTCAAAATATTTAGTTTCAGCCATATAATTGATCATATTATTGATCATTATTTTAGGAGGTTGAAAAGATTGCATAAATATATCAAGCAAAGAATTTTTAATTAAACTTTTCTTTAGATTTTCTAGATACTCATCTTCCATTCTCTGGGAATTATGGAAAGCCGCCTTGAATAACTTTAAATCAAAATTACCATTTTTATTCTTAAAATAAGGTATTTTTTTAACAAAACTTATGACCGTTTCATCACTAATTTCCAGATCATATATTTTA of the Candidatus Megaera polyxenophila genome contains:
- a CDS encoding threonine dehydratase, producing MVAKAYNRISGYVHNTPLLYSETLNKIVGSQVYFKMDATQKTGSFKIRGVLNHLLALKESNKMPGKIVAYSTGNHALAMAYTAKLFGIHARVYLPQNVSPIKKRIAKYYGAEVMEVKTRLEAESLSKKDGDNGFYYLHPSDDDQTIAGAGTMCYEALIEMKKRNLKMPDAIFASCGGGGLLAGTYLAKNLLSPSSKLIGAEPEIANDAYKSLQSGEINRFDDSPKTIADGLRALSICQRTFNYLKKLDGFCTCSEESIYYWTAWLMQTTKVTCEPSAAISMAAAYNWLKENSAKKTILILISGGNIDPSLYHDLWNQDHLAILPE
- a CDS encoding DNA topoisomerase IV subunit A, which gives rise to MIDKKATNIESVDFGDAISERYLSYALSTIMSRSLPDVRDGLKPVHRRLLYAMLKLRLDPTSGYKKCARVVGDVIGKYHPHGDTAIYDTLVRLAQNFSLRYPLIDGQGNFGSIDGDNAAAMRYTESRMTEICTMLMEDIDKDTVNFRPTYDDSDTEPELMPAAFPNLLANGSEGIAVGMATSIPPHNLHELCDALIYLIDNSGVNKTEEIMKFIKGPDFPTGGIIIDSPDIIIQAYKTGRGSFRVRARWERENFSHGLYQIVIKEIPYQTQKSKLIEHIANLLRDKKLPLIGNIRDESTEEIRIVIEPKGRNCLPEIVMESIFRQTALESRIHLNMNVLASDKAPRVMNLLEVLKEFLSYRQIIVTRRTKFEIKRIEERLEILAALKIAYLNIDEVIRIIREEDHPKQEMMAQFKITDTQAEAILNIKLRSLRKLEEEQINSEHDELQKKHEGYSQVLDDPKKLWQLIKNELKILQKRFGLNTSLGARKTTFEQIEGAAQVVDISAFIEKEPITIICSKMGWIRSMKGHNLDLSHIKYKEGDEEQFNIETYTTDNIIISAANGKFFTILADNIAKGKGSGESIKLMIEIENNEIVNIIPYKSRQKILVAASNGKGFIVNSDDVIAGTKGGKQIMQITGDHKCIMCKPLDKGDMVAVIGTNRKLVVFAIEEIPELKRGQGVALQKYRDAELSDLKVFNSGEGLSWTLGNKTRLETQIMSWRAKRGSIGKMPPTGFPKDNKFS
- a CDS encoding peptidylprolyl isomerase — encoded protein: MLIKFRKSADNIFVKILLGLIALSFVGIGASSFLSGNKSGDIVTFSKTESIPIETFLAVKAKEIEVLQRENNINLTEEQIKALNLDQQIITSLINESMISYLAKIYDLEISDETVISFVKKIPYFKNKNGNFDLKLFKAAFHNSQRMEDEYLENLKKSLIKNSLLDIFMQSFQPPKIMINNMINYMAETKYFDIVSIDLANKKNVTSVEKPDSKELEDFYKNNESNFVLPELRSFDYITIDKDFFAKKLDLGEKETQAYYEANKNEFDNKPYSVVKEEIREILQTTKLEDLITQFSKSLEEEVASGLTLKEIAAKHGIKVSNMKPISKDVLVEDSNLNISEIADSVFEMLEGEVSYPLELSNQNKIVLGELVKITPSRKQEFEEVKDQISSILQAKAIAGENIKILEQVQKNYQEKKVNLELLKNKGIVVESNKSMTRADFGMKEQMNPELAYLIFKTEKGQITSLVKDGNKAYFAFIKDNKIDLNKAKKIKEKSLIQIQNTIKEGIMQELIGYLAEQNDVKVKM